The proteins below are encoded in one region of Sulfolobus islandicus Y.N.15.51:
- a CDS encoding threonyl-tRNA synthetase editing domain-containing protein codes for MIILFIHASDFSFNVKEKAIKEPEEAKLKSIELKNVLVCFTTVEKGDNEEILNEAINDILDVYSKVKAASVVIYPYAHLSSNLANPDTAIKVLESLENLLKDKVKVYRAPFGWYKAFSISCYGHPLSELSRRIRKGEELEKSEELKYCEKFGFPTSAESAFMRRAVIGYLRNILQPIFESENNENVSNGEMSILYRNVESGRILPCINENPRVIAVYGGVKELDFPKEIIDSKNRIKVWWVNESRTYVDVGRLVYYFILESIRKQPPTLPDWLNPIQVRLLPVKKDFLDFSIQVAERLRKEGIRVNIDDLDDSLGNKIRRAGTEWIPFVIIIGEREVKTSTLTVKIRANNEQKSMSVEELVKEIKDEVKERQNLPLYYSLYKHENR; via the coding sequence GTGATAATACTATTTATTCACGCGTCGGACTTCTCGTTTAATGTAAAGGAAAAAGCCATTAAGGAACCAGAAGAGGCTAAATTAAAGTCAATAGAGTTAAAGAACGTTCTGGTCTGTTTTACTACAGTGGAGAAAGGTGATAATGAGGAGATTTTAAACGAGGCCATAAACGATATCTTAGACGTTTACAGTAAGGTGAAAGCAGCTTCCGTGGTTATTTATCCTTATGCTCACTTATCTTCTAACTTAGCAAATCCAGACACTGCCATAAAGGTGCTTGAATCGTTGGAGAACTTATTAAAGGATAAGGTAAAGGTTTATAGGGCACCATTTGGTTGGTACAAGGCTTTTTCAATATCTTGCTATGGCCATCCCTTAAGCGAGTTATCTAGGAGAATAAGAAAGGGTGAGGAGTTGGAGAAAAGTGAGGAGTTGAAGTACTGTGAAAAGTTCGGATTTCCTACCTCTGCTGAAAGCGCGTTTATGAGGAGAGCAGTAATAGGATATTTAAGGAACATACTTCAACCAATTTTCGAATCCGAGAATAATGAAAACGTAAGTAATGGTGAAATGAGTATACTTTATCGAAATGTTGAGAGCGGAAGAATTCTCCCATGTATTAATGAGAATCCTAGGGTAATAGCAGTGTACGGTGGTGTTAAGGAGTTAGATTTTCCCAAAGAGATTATTGATAGCAAAAATAGAATTAAGGTCTGGTGGGTAAACGAGAGTAGAACTTATGTGGACGTTGGAAGATTGGTATATTACTTTATTTTAGAATCGATTAGGAAACAGCCTCCTACTTTGCCAGATTGGCTTAATCCAATTCAAGTTAGACTGTTACCAGTAAAGAAGGACTTCTTAGATTTCTCAATACAAGTTGCGGAAAGGTTAAGAAAGGAGGGAATAAGAGTTAATATTGATGATTTGGATGATAGCTTAGGAAATAAGATAAGGAGAGCTGGGACTGAGTGGATACCTTTCGTCATAATTATAGGAGAAAGGGAAGTGAAGACTAGTACGCTTACTGTAAAAATTAGAGCGAATAATGAGCAAAAGAGTATGAGTGTAGAGGAGTTAGTTAAGGAGATAAAGGATGAGGTTAAGGAAAGGCAGAACTTACCACTTTATTATAGTC
- a CDS encoding MBL fold metallo-hydrolase yields the protein MNYFLKILGGGREVGRSAIEVGNSDSSIILDYGVNFDEKDNPNFPLQEVPNRVKGFVVSHAHLDHVGALPIYQIGSLNTKVYGTVATRIITEVMLKDFLKLSGSKIPYEWVEVRKTMDNFMAIGYGEETEIDSMKVSLYNAGHIPGSSIIKVSSEKGAVAFTGDINLTETKLMKPAEIESIGNANVLVMESTYGKFNHPNRKDVENEFYEKVLEVVESGGTVLVPAFSLARSQEVLSVLAERDFPYPVYYDGMSREITEIMLGFREFLNKPDLLKKAYDNFNYVKGWEDRHRAWKERGVIVASAGMLKGGPAVYYFKKLSESSKNAIFLVSYQAINTPGRRLLEMGKFDEYSGLLKARLEIFDFSSHAGRRQLLEIVKSIKGLEKAVLVHGSPDNETSLADLIKQETGVEVIIPENGQEISL from the coding sequence ATGAATTACTTTCTGAAAATATTAGGTGGAGGAAGAGAGGTAGGCAGGTCTGCTATTGAGGTCGGAAATAGCGACAGCAGTATCATACTAGATTATGGAGTGAACTTTGATGAAAAGGATAATCCAAATTTTCCATTGCAGGAAGTGCCTAATAGAGTAAAGGGCTTTGTCGTATCTCATGCACACCTAGACCATGTAGGAGCTTTGCCAATCTATCAAATAGGCTCATTGAATACTAAGGTCTACGGCACTGTGGCAACTAGGATAATAACTGAGGTTATGTTAAAGGACTTCCTAAAGCTTTCCGGTTCTAAAATACCTTACGAGTGGGTTGAGGTAAGGAAGACCATGGACAATTTCATGGCGATTGGATATGGGGAAGAGACGGAAATTGATAGTATGAAAGTCTCACTATATAATGCCGGCCACATACCTGGAAGTTCCATTATTAAGGTATCATCAGAGAAAGGCGCAGTAGCATTTACCGGAGACATTAACTTAACTGAGACTAAATTGATGAAACCAGCAGAAATTGAGAGTATAGGGAATGCAAATGTTCTAGTCATGGAGTCGACTTATGGTAAATTTAACCATCCTAATAGGAAAGACGTTGAGAACGAGTTCTACGAGAAGGTTTTAGAAGTCGTTGAGAGTGGTGGGACTGTCTTAGTACCGGCTTTTAGTTTAGCGAGAAGCCAAGAAGTGTTGTCTGTATTGGCGGAAAGGGATTTCCCTTATCCAGTTTACTATGATGGAATGTCTAGAGAGATAACGGAGATAATGCTTGGTTTTAGGGAGTTTTTAAATAAACCAGATTTACTTAAGAAGGCTTACGATAATTTCAATTACGTTAAGGGATGGGAGGATAGACATAGAGCATGGAAGGAGAGAGGAGTTATCGTTGCCAGTGCGGGAATGCTTAAGGGTGGACCAGCTGTTTATTACTTCAAAAAGCTTTCAGAAAGTAGTAAGAATGCGATATTCTTAGTTAGTTATCAAGCTATTAACACACCGGGGAGGAGGTTATTGGAAATGGGTAAGTTCGATGAGTATTCTGGGTTATTAAAGGCTAGATTGGAGATCTTTGACTTTTCAAGTCATGCTGGGAGAAGACAACTTCTAGAGATAGTCAAATCGATTAAGGGTTTGGAAAAGGCGGTACTAGTTCACGGTTCTCCAGATAACGAAACGTCATTGGCTGATTTAATAAAGCAAGAGACTGGAGTTGAAGTAATAATTCCGGAAAATGGTCAAGAAATTAGTTTATAA
- a CDS encoding nascent polypeptide-associated complex protein: protein MAKIKPSDLKKMERMGIKTEQINAIRVIIETNEKNIVIENPTVTKTNVMGNEAIVIFGGETREEQKHNQVEIKEEDVKFVAEQTGKSEKEAREALIKANGDIAKAIMILQGETSNP, encoded by the coding sequence ATGGCAAAAATTAAACCCTCAGACCTAAAGAAAATGGAAAGAATGGGAATAAAAACTGAACAAATAAACGCAATTAGAGTGATAATTGAGACTAATGAAAAGAATATAGTAATTGAAAATCCCACTGTTACGAAAACAAACGTCATGGGCAATGAGGCAATTGTTATATTTGGAGGAGAAACTAGGGAAGAACAAAAACATAACCAAGTAGAGATAAAAGAAGAAGATGTCAAATTCGTCGCCGAGCAAACTGGTAAAAGCGAAAAGGAAGCGAGAGAGGCCTTAATTAAGGCAAATGGTGATATAGCAAAGGCAATTATGATTCTGCAAGGAGAGACTTCAAACCCTTAA
- a CDS encoding helix-turn-helix domain-containing protein, with product MAVDELFDSYAIETIGKRISGDIVWSKDVSGSLRKWREMFNVSQGELAREMGIKQSVIADYERGRRQAGSEFIKRYVLALISIDARRGYKVIKELAKMFGINFPFIIDMRDFNSPIGIDKLIRAVDGVVVNSFVADKKIYGYIVTDSIRAILSLSGLEFYQVLSMMVNRVVVFTRVSSGRSPMIALKVAPIRPQIVVFHRPIKLDPLALMLSEVEGINIIVSTKPTEEDLIKGLKSLLAES from the coding sequence ATGGCAGTTGATGAACTATTTGACTCCTATGCAATAGAGACCATTGGAAAGAGAATATCTGGAGACATTGTTTGGAGTAAGGATGTGTCGGGATCTTTAAGGAAATGGAGAGAGATGTTTAATGTTTCTCAAGGCGAATTGGCTAGGGAGATGGGGATTAAGCAATCCGTTATTGCAGATTACGAGAGGGGGAGAAGGCAAGCTGGTAGTGAGTTCATTAAGCGGTATGTGCTAGCTTTGATTTCTATAGACGCCAGGAGGGGTTATAAGGTTATTAAAGAATTGGCTAAGATGTTTGGTATAAATTTTCCTTTCATTATTGATATGAGGGATTTCAATTCTCCTATTGGCATAGATAAGTTAATTAGGGCTGTTGACGGTGTTGTTGTAAACTCTTTTGTTGCTGATAAGAAGATTTATGGTTATATTGTTACTGATAGTATTAGGGCTATTCTCAGCTTAAGCGGCTTGGAGTTTTATCAAGTTTTGAGCATGATGGTGAATAGGGTTGTGGTCTTCACGAGGGTAAGTAGCGGTAGGTCTCCAATGATAGCTCTTAAGGTTGCCCCAATAAGGCCTCAAATAGTTGTTTTCCACAGACCAATTAAGCTAGATCCTTTAGCATTGATGCTAAGTGAGGTTGAAGGAATAAATATTATAGTCTCTACGAAGCCAACTGAGGAGGATTTGATTAAGGGTTTGAAGTCTCTCCTTGCAGAATCATAA
- a CDS encoding glycosyltransferase family 4 protein: MTTLGIVYDKFLSPYFAGGGSVHAYEVTIRLKNHFKIIYYPTSPVLVWDKEVVKKKAKELESQGIRIAEEFYKILEEREKISKIKRFLFADKVAKEFSKDYKVDADILYQPDHTSLDIFYLARNTKYGITFHEPPFYNDSLRYLRRLMKFYGVNPYTGKGFHTRFLYNEYVKFLYKRLLKKEVSNKPTFLAGVSEAPLIESGLEGEIIKPGNAFDPFLMKYRNKGKEDYVIFWSRLNQDKGFHELPDILRIMEKKSGNRIRLVVMGKFFDKYSERRFWSKVRKYDLKVEYKGFVKREELAEIVSRAKVLIYPSHVDGFSLVVLESLALGTPVVAYGIPAIKSVYGGLESVSIVKEFDKGSMAQNALRFYKMNESKIEEIMNGNKLMEFLKLHSSWDNVAEAVLKIIKKYI, encoded by the coding sequence ATGACTACACTTGGAATCGTTTACGACAAATTTCTATCACCATACTTTGCGGGAGGAGGCTCAGTTCATGCTTATGAGGTTACAATTAGGCTTAAAAATCACTTCAAAATTATCTACTACCCTACAAGCCCAGTCCTAGTTTGGGATAAGGAAGTAGTAAAAAAGAAGGCAAAGGAGTTGGAAAGCCAAGGCATAAGAATTGCTGAGGAGTTTTATAAGATATTGGAAGAGAGGGAGAAGATTAGTAAAATTAAGAGGTTTTTATTCGCTGATAAGGTCGCTAAGGAGTTCTCTAAAGATTATAAGGTTGACGCTGATATTTTGTATCAACCAGACCATACATCGCTTGACATTTTCTACTTGGCTAGGAATACAAAGTACGGTATAACTTTCCATGAACCCCCATTTTATAACGATTCTTTAAGATACTTGAGAAGGTTAATGAAATTTTATGGTGTTAATCCGTATACTGGCAAAGGTTTTCACACTAGGTTCTTATATAACGAGTATGTGAAATTTCTGTATAAGAGATTACTAAAAAAAGAGGTAAGTAATAAGCCAACTTTTCTGGCTGGTGTTAGCGAAGCCCCTTTGATTGAGTCAGGCTTGGAAGGGGAAATTATAAAACCTGGTAACGCTTTTGACCCATTTCTCATGAAGTATAGAAACAAAGGAAAGGAGGATTACGTTATATTCTGGAGTCGGTTGAATCAAGATAAGGGATTTCACGAATTGCCAGACATTTTACGCATAATGGAAAAGAAGAGTGGTAATAGGATAAGGTTAGTTGTAATGGGTAAGTTTTTCGATAAGTATAGCGAGAGGAGGTTTTGGTCTAAGGTTAGAAAATACGATTTGAAGGTTGAGTATAAGGGTTTTGTGAAGAGAGAGGAGTTAGCTGAAATTGTGTCAAGGGCTAAGGTTCTTATTTACCCTTCTCATGTTGATGGTTTTTCCCTAGTAGTCTTAGAGTCCTTAGCTCTAGGTACTCCAGTTGTTGCGTATGGTATTCCCGCAATTAAAAGCGTTTATGGGGGTTTAGAAAGCGTTAGTATAGTTAAGGAGTTCGATAAGGGAAGCATGGCGCAAAATGCTTTAAGATTCTATAAAATGAATGAGAGTAAAATTGAAGAAATAATGAATGGAAATAAGTTAATGGAGTTTTTAAAGTTACATTCCAGTTGGGATAACGTAGCTGAGGCTGTGTTAAAGATCATAAAGAAGTACATTTAA
- a CDS encoding tRNA(Met) cytidine acetyltransferase TmcA, producing the protein MFQSYFMDAVNGYYRHLAIIESQDYLEKVNSLVEEYLEVNKKPRVIYGFHPWLDNSKDRMIEFRKKFENFLDIDYSNSEKYLGQSVDLVILDAIGDFRPNYIARFVDMTKGGGMAIIYSDDILRGKLYKESLTRDGVVKDLFERRFMELAKRYRGIIFLQGDRLTFTPYSSNETHKSHKKIPKSPKVPMQLHELCLSSDQNKVLEESLFITSPGKRVLVVTAARGRGKSASIGLFLSYLMTEEKFGNILVTSPTYYSSQEIFNFVIKGLDALNVKYKLTTSKDGKIMKITTGESRVKWVSPDLARNEEGDLIVVDEAAAIGMEFLDYILQGWDKTILVTTVHGYEGSGKAFLKYVNRLKSKVLLKHIKMDYPIRYAKGDPIEKFMFDVFLLDAEPAEVMYNGELKIEDVSQEELFQDNNLLKSVYGILVTAHYRNSPDDLMLLGDMAFQKIVVGYSSEKPIAVCQVVSEGDLTDRQIEDISNGLKNEGHLIPHRLIKYMRAFDFGKLKGWRIMRIAVSPENQGKGIGSRIIEEVIKMAKGVDWVGSSFVADYSVLRFWIKNGFTPVYLSSIKNEELNGYSVIVIRALSEKSKGFVVKLSSLLKDKLLRTSHQVYYNLNPQLIALLMRNTYSERREGEVPDLYVNKIKAYIEGKVPYNVIAETAHFLITKHFLELKVNLSIEAEASLVARVLQGKSWYHAGLMLGLSSREVEERVKQGLEVLLRTYS; encoded by the coding sequence ATGTTTCAAAGCTATTTCATGGACGCGGTAAATGGTTATTATAGGCACTTAGCAATAATTGAATCCCAAGATTATCTAGAGAAGGTCAATTCGCTGGTTGAGGAATATTTAGAAGTCAATAAGAAGCCAAGGGTTATATATGGTTTTCATCCATGGCTTGATAATTCAAAGGATAGAATGATTGAATTTAGGAAGAAATTTGAAAATTTTCTTGACATAGATTATTCAAATTCAGAGAAATATCTTGGGCAAAGTGTTGATTTGGTAATATTAGATGCAATAGGTGATTTTAGGCCTAACTACATAGCTAGATTCGTAGACATGACCAAGGGAGGAGGTATGGCAATAATTTATAGTGATGACATTTTAAGGGGTAAGTTGTATAAGGAGTCTTTGACTAGGGATGGTGTTGTAAAAGACCTATTTGAAAGGAGGTTTATGGAACTGGCAAAGAGGTATAGGGGTATAATTTTCTTGCAAGGGGATAGGTTAACCTTTACTCCATACTCCTCCAATGAAACTCACAAATCTCATAAGAAAATTCCTAAAAGCCCTAAAGTTCCAATGCAGCTTCATGAGCTTTGTCTATCCTCTGATCAGAACAAGGTTCTTGAGGAGTCCCTGTTCATCACTAGCCCAGGGAAAAGGGTTCTAGTAGTAACTGCTGCTAGGGGTAGGGGTAAGAGTGCATCTATAGGTTTGTTTCTATCTTATCTAATGACTGAGGAAAAGTTCGGTAATATCCTTGTGACTTCCCCAACATATTACTCTTCACAAGAGATATTCAACTTCGTAATTAAAGGATTAGATGCTCTAAATGTCAAGTATAAACTAACTACCTCAAAGGATGGTAAGATAATGAAGATAACTACTGGTGAATCCAGAGTAAAGTGGGTTTCCCCTGACTTGGCTAGAAATGAGGAGGGTGATCTAATAGTTGTAGACGAAGCTGCTGCCATTGGTATGGAGTTTTTGGATTATATTTTACAAGGCTGGGATAAGACGATCTTGGTTACAACTGTTCATGGCTATGAGGGTTCTGGTAAGGCGTTTTTAAAGTACGTTAATAGATTAAAGAGTAAGGTTCTTTTGAAGCACATAAAGATGGATTATCCCATTAGATATGCTAAGGGTGACCCCATAGAGAAGTTCATGTTTGACGTATTCCTACTTGATGCTGAACCTGCTGAGGTTATGTATAATGGAGAGCTGAAAATAGAAGATGTCTCTCAAGAGGAGTTATTTCAAGATAATAATTTGCTAAAGAGTGTTTATGGAATACTGGTTACTGCTCATTATAGGAATTCTCCGGACGATTTGATGCTTTTAGGTGACATGGCGTTTCAAAAGATTGTAGTTGGTTATTCGTCTGAGAAACCAATTGCTGTTTGCCAAGTTGTTTCTGAGGGAGATCTTACTGATAGGCAAATAGAGGATATTTCCAATGGTTTAAAGAATGAGGGGCATTTGATTCCCCATAGGCTCATAAAGTACATGAGGGCATTTGATTTCGGTAAGTTGAAAGGTTGGAGGATAATGAGGATTGCCGTTTCTCCGGAAAATCAAGGTAAGGGTATAGGAAGTAGAATTATTGAAGAGGTTATTAAGATGGCGAAGGGAGTGGATTGGGTAGGGTCCTCCTTTGTTGCAGATTATTCCGTTTTACGCTTTTGGATTAAGAATGGATTTACTCCAGTCTACTTATCCTCTATTAAGAACGAGGAGCTTAACGGTTACTCTGTTATTGTAATTAGGGCATTGAGCGAAAAAAGTAAGGGGTTTGTTGTAAAGCTTTCCAGTTTATTGAAGGATAAGTTACTGAGGACTTCTCACCAGGTTTATTATAATTTGAACCCTCAACTTATCGCTTTGTTAATGAGAAATACTTATAGTGAAAGAAGAGAGGGAGAAGTACCGGATTTATATGTTAATAAGATCAAGGCTTATATAGAAGGTAAGGTACCTTATAATGTTATTGCTGAGACTGCGCATTTTTTAATCACTAAGCACTTTTTGGAACTTAAAGTGAATCTGAGTATCGAAGCTGAGGCTTCTTTAGTTGCTAGGGTTTTACAAGGTAAAAGTTGGTATCATGCTGGTTTAATGTTAGGTTTGAGTAGTAGGGAAGTTGAAGAAAGGGTTAAGCAAGGTTTAGAAGTTTTGTTAAGAACATATTCGTGA
- a CDS encoding class I SAM-dependent methyltransferase yields the protein MSHEYAIFEVINGVPLTLLSSPGIFSKKELDLGTRVLLENIKLAESGIVADVGCGYGPIGIYLALKNPNLKVYMVDVNYIAIKLAKKNAKLNGVENRTIILKSDIFDNVPVDVKFNAIYSNPPLSKGVDFLKKLEDQSYDRLVEKGFLQLVAYKGEENIEKIFGKRFKIESIKRKKGYSLITIVKD from the coding sequence ATGAGTCATGAATACGCGATTTTTGAAGTAATTAATGGTGTACCTCTAACCCTTCTCTCCTCCCCGGGGATATTTTCAAAAAAGGAATTAGACTTGGGGACAAGAGTACTTTTAGAAAACATAAAATTAGCGGAAAGCGGAATAGTGGCAGACGTTGGCTGTGGCTATGGGCCCATAGGAATTTACTTAGCATTAAAAAACCCTAATCTAAAGGTTTACATGGTAGATGTAAACTACATAGCCATAAAGTTAGCTAAGAAAAATGCCAAACTTAATGGAGTCGAAAATAGGACAATAATATTAAAATCAGACATCTTCGACAATGTTCCCGTTGACGTTAAATTTAACGCAATTTATTCTAACCCACCGCTTTCTAAAGGAGTGGATTTTCTAAAAAAACTTGAAGACCAATCATATGATAGACTAGTTGAAAAGGGATTCTTGCAATTAGTAGCATATAAGGGTGAAGAGAACATAGAGAAAATATTTGGTAAAAGATTTAAAATTGAATCGATAAAGAGAAAAAAAGGGTACTCCTTAATCACAATAGTTAAAGATTAA
- a CDS encoding RNA-guided pseudouridylation complex pseudouridine synthase subunit Cbf5, translated as MGIENATKIMNYISKGGKEYVCVMQVHCEYDKEELTKIIKSFEGEIYQRPPVRSSVKRRLRVRSIYDIEILDMDKKLVLFRVSCDSGTYMRKLCHDIGIIYGCGAHMRELRRTRSGIFTESTNLVKLHDLSEAIYLYKNCKDETELRRVLMPMEYATCEMPKLIIEDSAVNALAYGAQLAVPGIVAYQNFKRNDTVAVLTLKGELVATGNALIDSKELENAKKGIVVNLSRVFMQRDIYPKAWKKHES; from the coding sequence ATAGGAATAGAGAACGCAACTAAAATAATGAATTACATAAGTAAAGGAGGAAAAGAGTACGTATGCGTAATGCAAGTCCACTGTGAATACGATAAAGAGGAATTGACAAAGATAATAAAATCGTTTGAAGGAGAAATATACCAAAGACCACCAGTTAGATCATCAGTCAAGAGGAGATTGAGAGTTAGAAGTATATATGATATAGAAATACTTGACATGGACAAGAAATTAGTACTATTCAGAGTAAGTTGTGACTCTGGAACTTACATGAGAAAATTATGCCATGACATAGGGATAATTTACGGTTGTGGGGCACACATGAGAGAGTTAAGAAGAACTAGATCAGGGATTTTCACAGAATCTACAAATTTAGTGAAGCTACATGACCTTTCTGAAGCAATATACTTATACAAGAACTGCAAGGACGAAACGGAATTGAGAAGAGTACTTATGCCAATGGAATATGCGACATGTGAAATGCCCAAACTTATAATAGAGGACTCAGCAGTAAATGCGTTAGCTTACGGTGCACAACTAGCAGTACCCGGTATAGTAGCCTACCAGAACTTCAAAAGAAACGATACAGTTGCCGTATTAACACTTAAGGGGGAATTAGTAGCGACGGGTAACGCATTAATCGATAGTAAAGAGTTAGAAAACGCCAAAAAGGGTATAGTGGTCAATTTGAGTAGAGTTTTTATGCAGAGAGATATATATCCGAAAGCATGGAAAAAACATGAGTCATGA
- a CDS encoding tRNA pseudouridine synthase A: MILNDFIYKIDNFCGYKNEWKIRKDSETSDTYGYYPEKRPIDVHIKNSIINLDKPPGPTSHEVAYWIKKMLNVNKAGHGGTLEPISLGGVIQKLPAYYR, encoded by the coding sequence ATGATTCTAAATGATTTTATTTACAAAATAGATAATTTTTGTGGATATAAAAATGAATGGAAGATAAGAAAAGATAGTGAGACATCAGATACATACGGATACTATCCAGAGAAAAGACCAATAGACGTACATATAAAAAACTCAATAATAAACCTTGATAAACCTCCCGGACCAACAAGTCATGAAGTGGCGTATTGGATTAAAAAGATGTTAAACGTTAACAAAGCGGGACATGGGGGGACCCTGGAGCCCATTTCACTGGGCGGGGTAATCCAAAAGTTACCGGCGTATTACCGATAG
- a CDS encoding 50S ribosomal protein L14e, producing the protein MPAIEVGRICVKVKGREAGSKCVIVDIIDDNFVLVTGPKDISGVKRRRVNILHLEPTDKKIDIQKGASDEEVRKKIEEAGLTEYMKERIKIKIPTL; encoded by the coding sequence ATGCCCGCAATTGAAGTTGGAAGAATTTGTGTAAAAGTAAAGGGAAGAGAAGCTGGAAGCAAATGCGTAATAGTCGATATAATAGATGACAACTTCGTATTAGTCACTGGACCAAAAGATATAAGCGGTGTTAAAAGAAGAAGAGTCAACATTCTACATTTAGAACCAACTGATAAGAAAATAGATATACAGAAAGGAGCCTCAGATGAGGAAGTAAGGAAGAAAATAGAGGAAGCTGGTTTAACAGAGTACATGAAAGAGAGAATAAAGATTAAAATACCAACATTGTGA